In Streptantibioticus cattleyicolor NRRL 8057 = DSM 46488, a genomic segment contains:
- a CDS encoding DUF742 domain-containing protein — protein MSSEADRWFDDAAGPVVRPYAMTRGRTSHAAEDRLDLIALVFTDEDTEDPGDLDHTFSPEHLDILHRCQAEPVSVAELAAELDLPVGVLRVLIGDLLDDGLVRVTRPVPPAELPDENILRDVINGLRAL, from the coding sequence ATGAGTTCCGAAGCGGATCGGTGGTTCGACGACGCGGCGGGGCCGGTGGTGCGGCCGTACGCCATGACGCGGGGCCGCACCAGCCACGCCGCCGAGGACCGGCTCGACCTGATCGCCCTGGTCTTCACCGACGAGGACACCGAGGATCCGGGCGATCTGGACCACACCTTCTCCCCGGAGCACCTGGACATCCTGCACCGCTGCCAGGCCGAGCCGGTCTCGGTGGCCGAACTCGCGGCCGAACTGGACCTGCCGGTCGGGGTGTTGCGGGTGCTCATCGGCGACCTGCTGGACGACGGACTGGTCCGGGTGACCCGTCCGGTGCCCCCGGCGGAGCTGCCGGACGAGAACATCCTGCGGGATGTGATCAATGGCCTGCGGGCGTTGTGA